From the Corvus cornix cornix isolate S_Up_H32 chromosome 1A, ASM73873v5, whole genome shotgun sequence genome, the window TTGAGTGAAACTGATGCAATTGATTTTCATCATGCAACTGAGAGGTgtgcaaaaaataaacaagagctgaaatagaaaaaatattcttgctaTTGTAAACTTGGTCAGAGATCTCAGAGCCCAGTGTCCTATTATGACTGGCAAACAAAGAGAGAAAGCTAGTCTTAGCTCAAGGGATTTGTAATCCTTGAGAATAAATATCACACAAATGGGACGGGGAAACAcgcaacaaaaaaaagacaatttcagtatttttatacaCGGACTTTTGAAGCAGCACTACCTGCTAAGTATAAGGGAACCAAAAGTAATCTCCCCCTCTGAACTCCTTCCATGTTAACAGCTTCACAAAACCATGGAAAGGCAGGCATCAGCAACACTTTCCAGTGCAGTCTGATCTGCAAGGACATCAGACCAGCTtagggctgcccagagaagtcaATACATCCCCACACATTCAGAGTGTCTGATTTGCAACAAACATTGTCTTTCTGAAGGTAGAAATAGTCTTTCCCTTTGGAATCCATATGGTACCTGACACAACAGGAACCTGATAATGACTTGTGACTCCTACCTACTTACTCCTACAACTGCTTAATGTGTGATTAGAGAAATAACAACGTGGACAAAAAGGAATGGGAATGAAACAGCAAGGAGGCAGGAGAATTGGGACCTGCCCTTTCTAGTCCACCCAAGATGTATGGTATTAACAAACCCTCTATCACAGAAACATAGACTGGTTTGAATTTAAAGGGGActttaagatcatctagtccaaccccactgccatgaATAGGGACATCTTGCACTTCATCAGactgctcaaagccctgtccaagcttatcttaaacacctccaggcatggagaacccacagcttctctgagcaaacTGTTCCAATGTCTGATTACCATcatcatccaaaaaaaaaaagtcttcctaATGGCCAATCTAAATgtaccctctttcagtttaaaaccactgcctccttgtcctgtcactacaggctTTGGTAAAATATCCATCCTCATCTTTCTTACAAGCCCCCTTTATATATTAAAAGGCCAAAGTAAGGTCTCCTTAGAGCCTTCTTTTCTTGAGGCTGAACCACCTCaaatctctcagcctgtcttcatagcaaaggtgctccagccctctgaccatcctggtggcctcctctggaatTGCTCTAACAGATCCATGTCCTTTCTGCGCTGGGGAccccacagctggatgcagtgctgtATGTGGGGTCTCAtcagagcagagtagaggggcagaatcaaGCCCACAGTTCTTGTGATGCCACCTGGGACACAGTTGACTTTCTGAGCTGTGACATTGCTGGCTCCTATCTAATTTTTTGCCTATCAGTACTgccaagtccttctctgcagggctgctctcaatccctGCATCCACCACTCTATACTGATAGtggggattgccctgacccagatGCAGGACCTTGCAGTTGGTCTAGTTAAACATCAGGAGGTTCACATGGACCCATTCCTTCAGCCTGCCAAGgttctggatggcatcccttccctcctgtcAACCAACCACACCACTCAGcctggtgtcatctgcaaacttgctgagggtgccctaGAAACCAGTGCCTGTGTCAGTGATGAAAATACTTAAATCATATTGGTCCCACTATGGATCCCTGAGGGACACATCACACTTATATCTGAACACAGCTCATTGATTtctgcagggaaggatttcACTGGCTGAATTTCTAGTCaagaacacaaaggaaaaataactgtttctgactagttttattttttcatctttttttttttttcccagttctgaGTGAAAGACTCACAAGAGAAGCTGATTGCCCAGGAGAAACACTGCAACTGATTCAACAAGTGCCACTGAATACCCCAAGTCAAAAGAGAGAATTGCTCCCTGGCTAATCATTGTGTTGCAGAAGCATTAAATTACTTGTAAGGacagcagtgaaaatgttttcagacagGAAGAGTGACTTTCAAgcaaacagtttttcctttaaattctcTGCCCGTTTTTGTCATGAATGTAGCCTTTTGTATCTCTGTCATGGAAAAGGACTAAAAGTGCCACTAAAGGATATCTGGGCACGTGGTAGAGGAATGTCCTAGTGATAATAGTGCAAACAACATGATGTTGTTCTTGCAGAGATTTCATACTGGCTCAGTTATTTCTTGGAATAAATGAAACCACAGTGTCTGATAGCCCAGCTCCTTGGAGGGAAGAAGGGTGCTATTGGAGCCAGACTGAATAAAGATCCACAGGACGTCAGACCTTGCCATCTTATTCCATCACAGCTTTTAGGGACAAGCTTCCTTATCAGGGATCAGGCACTAGCATCTGGGCAATACTGGAAATGCCAATGAAGATCAGTTATGGCAGTGGTACCTAGTAGTACCATCCCAGATgaaatttttctgttgaaaCTACAAGTTCCCCCTTTCTTCTCCTAAACTCAAGAGAAGAGGTTAAGCCAAGCCTCAGAATTTGCTCCACTAATACAATCTTAGCTACTGAGATACATTGCTCTCTGCAGTGGGTACCAGCTGCTATTTTAGTAGTGCTGTTGCATCTACtgtgaaacatttcttttatcaGGTGCTGTTCAAATTAGAGTGGGTTTTTTGAAGTCATTTTGAActcctctttctttcatttaactTATTTATTAAAGCTTTTTATGGAACAATGAGATACAGATAGAGAGAATTCAGACTCAAATTTTTGCAGATTACTGAGCTCAAGAAAAGAAGGTACAAAACAGTGCTTGTGATTTAAACCTAAATACAAGCATAACTGTAAGAAAGTCTGTCAGCTGCTCTGTAAGATATATTAGGACTATGATGTAGGCACAACATACACTTTGTTGCAGAACTGCACACTTGAGAGGGTCCTCTGAAGGCCTCCaagcccagcctgctgctcaAAGTAGATCTTAATTCTCTGGATTGTGACCAGTcacattttgaatatttccagggatggagatcATGCAGCTCCTCTAAGCCCCTATTGTATTGCTCAACCACCCTTATATTGAAAATGCTTCTCCTTATATCAAATTGCAATCTTCCGCATGTTCAATGCCTCTTGTGCCTCTGGGAAGATTCTGACTGTATTTCTCCAGATCATCCCATTAGGTAGTTGTGAACAGCAGTAAGGTTTCTCCTGAATCATCTTCtctccagttctctcagcctccCCTCGTCTGGTACTGAAGCAGGGAAGTGCTGAAGTCGTAAGTCTTGGTGGCCCCTCCACTGGACTCAAGCCAGTTTGTCAATGCCTTTCTTTTATGGGGAGAGGGGTCCAAAAGTTGGAACAGAGGTGGTTGCAGAAGATTCTCCTGCCTCCTTTTGCTGCCAATGGACTTAGAGAAGTTCTTCTCATTGCCATGTGTCTCCTAAGTTAGCAATCTGCACCTGAGAACGAGTCACAGCCTCTAAAATAAGCTCCACTCTTAGAGCTTATTTTTGGCCTGTCTTTCGGTAATGTGGGTATTGTCCCTACAATATCAGATTTCAAAATAGAATCCAGTCCAGAATCTCTGGCCTAATACCAGCTCTTTATATGTTGTTGTCACAGAGTTTGAAGGTACATGTGTTCTTCTGGAAGCTAGAAAGCACTGATTGCTAGGAAAAATCACCCAGCAAAAGGTGCTCGCACCACAAAATTTGCTCCCCCAAGAGAAGGATCACCGTACTTATGGGCATCAAACTCATCTCATGTCAGTAATATCTTCCTCAATCTCTCCCCAATCCAGCCACCAACTACTGAATAATTTACAGGGCAGACGCAGTCAGATACAGTACAAGACTCAGAACTTTGATTGAAGGGTATCAGTTACACTGTCATTATGTTTTCAAGATTTCTTTGCATCTCTGAtatctggggggaaaaaaaaattatcttatACGAACATTGAGTTTCTAACCTTAGAGCCTGACTTCAGAAACCAGGATCACTGGCTTAAAATTAACACAAGCTGTCCCCGTAGAAGCTATTTTTAACAAGTGAAtgaaagggaataaaaataagacTGCATATTTTAATAGACCTAACACACGTCAGAAATTCTAATCCCCTTGCACTCTTCTTAGCAGAGCATATGTTCTAATTACACATAcgaaaaaaagcagaaaatatacCTTTTATTGCACCCACAATATTTTGGTCTAGTCCTTTCCGGTTGTCATTGAgtcctcttttccttttgccatttGGTAATGAGTTAGCCAAAGTCTTGTCATCAAAAAATGCACAGACCAGCTTCCTAAAGAGCAGACTTCCTGAGCGAGTGTAGTTTGATAGTATAGAGTCCAGCTGAGATTTCGGCATGAAGACGTCAAATCCTTCTGCAAGTTGCACTTCTGGCTACCAAAAGAATACaatacaaatgttttaattaaatgagCATTCAAAGACATTATTTTACTTCAGTCATGCATCTGGCGAGACTTTACAATCACTTCATCAAACCATGAATATTTTCCCAGCTATTCAGGACCACAGCAGCCTAATTCATTGAAATCAAACCCCGTCAGTGAATAAGCACCTTAAAAGGCAAATCAAACAATCACACTCCTTGTCTAGCGTCTGTAAAAGTTAACAATTACTGACATAATTTCTAGGCATACAGCTAACAAAAAGACAAGAGATACCTTTCAGTGTTGGGTAACAACAACAAAGCAGAGGATCATCCCAGAGCAGTGCTCCTAAGTGATGCTTTTTGGACATTTAGCTAACCATTTAATGGACTTGTTTCACTGCCAAATGCTGTGAACGAGTGTGCTGTGGGGCAGCCAGGCACTTCCAAGGAGCACAAATGCAGGGACACTGGCCGATTCCATGTGGCTTCCCAAGAGGGCTTCCAGTGAAGATATGGCCCATATGAGTATAAGTAGACCATGAGTCCGAGGTTGCCCCTGGAGCCAGCACTTGCTGCGTATCCATTTGTCCCTCATTCCCAAAATGCATGTTTAGAAGAGGATGATGTTAGACACagcttatttcagcacaaaaatCCTCAACAGTGAATCACAGGGATTTAAGTGACTGCCAGAAAGTGAAatggaggggaagaagagaaaagaaaatcatgctGAATTTCACAAGAGTCTTCTCTCAAGTACACTGAGGGCCAAAGCAGACAAAGGCCTTTGAGGAAGTCCCCTTACCAAGAGTCTTTTTGCTGCCCCTGTCTGTACATATCAGAAATTACATGAACAGTATTTGCAGAAATTTCTTCTGTGAGTATCACATAATGCATATGGTAAGACTTCTTCATGGAACAATTATATATCTAGAATGAAGACATGTTGTGAAtaaactaaaattttaaaaatattgttaaaagtCGGCAAGGAGGTAAAAGAATCAGTGGTCATGATGTAAGGAAATAAGCCAACATTAAAGCCTTGCTTCTAAGAacctgcccttttttttcccccacatgAAATATATCCACCAATGATGGTGCATTTTCAAAGATGTTTACAAAGCAAGAGCAAATGCCATCTCCCATCATATCACCTGTGAACATCTTGAGTCTAGACAGAAGAAAGGGCTGCCAGTCTCGGAACAATTTGGCTGTGTAATTCTTTTCCCATGAATTTCTAAAAATCAGTATCAAGAGTGTTGCTGCAAGTAGAGTATTTCCAAAGCTTGTATTGTCATAGGATGTGGATGTGTACTGTGTGATACTCAAGACTAAAATGCTTTGGGAAGCCGGGATGAAGAAtcttaaaatatgcaaataacaacaacaacaaaaataatctaAGAAGCGTGTAGTTTCTCAGCTTGTTCTagatgaaaaattgttttttacCTCAAGAACTTTCAAAATGCTGGATCCAACAAAACAGTCAGCTACTGACATTTGTCAGAATTCGGATGTAGGTGGGTTTTTAATATGTTACTTCTAAACTTCTGGTGACAGGCaagattttcaaaagtaaataaatgcagGCCAAGTTCACAACTTGGGAAAAATTCTACTTCACGTAAATTAAAAGCCAGAATGCAGCTGACATGGTTATGAAGGATAACTGCCCTATTCTGTTACTTAGGTCTTGTGACAGGCATCTAAGATGACCTCAATGATACAGACACCCAGGCCAGAGAAATTATAGAACCATATGAatgtttaggctggaaaaagccttcaagatcattgagtccagccattaacccatcactgccaagcccaccactaaaccatgtccccaagtgccacatctacatatcttttaaatacctccagggatggtgactgccactgcttccctggacagcctgtcccagtgcttgacaacccttttggggaaaaaatttttcctaatatccaaaataaaccttccctggtgcaacttgaggtcatttcctcttgtcatATCACTTATTAattgggagaagagaccgacccccgcctggctacaccctcctgtcagggagctgcagagagtgataaggttccccctgagcctccttttctccaggataaacaccccagctccattgcccttctctggacatgctccagcacctcaatgtctcTTGTAGTGAGGAGCCCAAAACTGACCCCAGGATTTGAGGAGAGGCCTCACCAGCGCAGAGTACAGGTGAGGCCTCtccagtcactgccctggttctgctggccacacttaTTGCTGGTACCCTCACCAAAAGCCAGTTATTCCTGTGGTACCTTTTCTGACACCTCCtacttaaaaaccaaaatgccaGAAGGATCATGAGGCCCTGCTTTCACCTTCTGTATTTGTACTGAAAAAACCAAGATCAAGTGagtattttctctcctgctctgtgggTGGTTTCCCTCTTCCCTGGTCCTACCATAGGACACTTGCATTACACTTTGGCAGGTGCACCAACCACCCTACAATACGGCTGCAGAATACATTTCAAACCTTACCATTGCTCTGGTGTGGAAGAGTcagtattatttttgttttgactaTTTTATTCTTAAGATAGGGATCAATTTGTTTACCAGTGAAACAATTTGAAGGCAAAATTATGATTTATTCTTGCTTTCCTTTAGTAGTTAGCTATTCTTTAATCAAAGACAATCAGTAACCATTTGAACTTTATGATCACTTTGAATGTgatttctcaaagaaaaagcacttcTTAATAGATAATGATCATGGCAAAAGGAACTGGTGGGTAAACTATTTGTGAACAACAAAATAGGAAAGACCTGAATGCTAAAGGTTTTTGCTGTGCTAAAATTAACAGGCAGTGAATTAGATTTAATCCTAGATATTTTAGTAGGTTGTAGTATGTAGATTAAAAATGATTAGgttataaatgaaatattacaacagtaaaacaaacagaagttcAACTAAGAGTTGTAATCAGAtcattacatttaaaaagtaGATTCTCTGATCCATGGACAAGATTCAGGGTTTGTCtcacaaagacattttccatCTCCGTAAGTAGCAGTATTTCATCTCAGCAGGTCTGAATTAATTGCACTGGTTTTGGCAGACCCAGTTTTATACCCATTAAACTTGGAATTTTCTTAAAGTTCAATAAATGTTGGTAAAATAGCAGTGGCATCAGGGGTGACGTATGACACAGCACACACTACAGACAACCTGTAGAATATTCTCCATGGAACACTCATTTATGGTGCTTTGTAAAAtgtctttcaggttttttcaggCACACAGACATGGTGGTTGTGAGCACACCAGAGACGCTtataaaaaagtagaaaagataATACTGCCATTTGTTCTCAAAGAAATGACTTTCTTAAGCCTTAAGCCTTCTCAAAATGTTTAAggtcacattttatttttgcattaaatagATCTGTTTTCAGAactcaaatgttttctttccaaagacaaaacaaaataaatttgtttgTCTCGGGGTTCTGGCTCTGTAAATTTAGTCAAACAACTGTTGTGGCAAGCAGGGGCTCAAGCACGGGAGGACAAATGAAGACCTGATTTATGAGCCacatgttttctcttctttttttccttaggtcAAACTGGCAACTACAAAGAATCGTGTCCAGCGATGGAACACATTCACAAAGCCAAATTAAATTCCATTGCAAGcacaaaactgttttcaaaactgtgtTCCAAGCTGACAAGAGTGccacaagcaaagaaaaattataagCACAAATTGCATTCTGGAGATAAATTACCAGTCCTCCCCAAACCTTTACCTCAAACATTATTAAGCTCAGCACTACAAAAGGAAACCCTCTGAAAAAAAGCATCATGCTAGTTACTCTGTATCACTACACTGACTCTGTGGCATGAGACTGCACCCTAATTAGTGGTGTGGCTTGCATCTCTGCAACTGAATTATCCTGACtgctcttttttattattagttCTCTCTTCCAGAAGGGTAGAATATTATCTGCTGCATTGTTTTCATTTACGCTTATTGATACTgaatttaattatgtttttctaGCTCATAGTACTTAGGAAATTGGAAAGAGCCtgctcaaaattaaaaatatattagagGAATTAATGAACAGTTTACTTGTCGGTGAGCTGGTTTGGATGACATCAATTTGGCCATTAAATAAAGCCAATCATCCACCAGGTACACGAAATTTCTATCAGTGTGTACATGAGTCAAGAAAACATGCTTACTGCAATTTTCTATAGGAAAAGTGCCATTTTTAGAGCGGCAGATCTTGGCCTCTTTAGTCACACTGACATCATTGACAGTGCTGAGGCCCTACTCCAGCACCCACAGAAATCAAGACCAAGTGACCCAATTCAGCAAAGACTGAATATGAATTTTCTAGAGGTGAGGAGTTCCCCAAAGCCAGTGGGACCAGACAGGCAGGAAAGAACATAAATACTCCTTGGCAGGATAAAGACACGTGTGGGCTACATGGGCTCATCAGCAATGATGGGGCAGTTCATGGCTCCTCACCTCAACTGTGGCTCTTGCCACTGGGAGACACAAAGAACAAGTTTCCACTAAAAGGTCAAAAAACAGGAGCCTTGAACTCAAGGGGAAACTTCATGCTTGTGAAAGTtggaaaaacaccaaaaccccccaaaatctgTAACAAGCACTCCACACATCTAACCCTAACATCTCCATCCACTCCTACCCAGGATCTGCTTGTTTATTCTAACAAAAATTGGGAAGATGCATCAATGTGACTTGACTACTGATTCCCCTGAATGAGTCAGTATTTCAAAATCTTGCAATCCtgcatattaaaattttaacttaCATCGGATGAAGCTGATTCAAGGATAATTCCAAACCCTGAAACAGGGGTTTCTGGTTTCAGGGGGGGTTCAATTGCTTGCAGACTCGATCGTTCTGAGTTTGCTGACAGTCTCTTCTCgttctctgcagagctgggtttCTTATTCATGGTAACTGCTTCAACAGCTTTGAGGggcagttttctctttttatttctctttcttgatATTGTTGACTTCTGTGCACAAATCAGAGGAACAGGAGGCTGCTGTCTGTTTTGAGTCCCAActgaatgaaagaaattaatgcatTAATTTTATAGACAAAAGTCCATGAATAACCACACAGATGCACCAATAAATTACTGACACACTGAACTTATATTCTAGATAAGTGATGTGATtttcagggctgctgctgcctgggaaacAAATAAGTTTTATCACCTTTGCATAATTTTCCTATCACTACAATGGGGATAATGACAGTGAGCTCTGCTGTGCGGCTTTTCAAGTCACACTGATGAACAGTATTTTAGGAAAATTAGGAATACATGGTTCTTTTTCCTAGTGACCACTGGATGGTTGGTGACATGAAGCACTTAAGTGATGATTAATTTGTCTGCCCTCTGAATGACTGAGAATCTCACTGTCATTGAGGATCTCTTCCTGATAAAGTAAGATAATACAAGCGCTAATGCAATGACAGTTATCTTTATGACTGTGGTCTCCAAGTTAATTAGCTAAGCAAGAACATTTCAAGTACCATTATGTCAAGAATGAGTGAAAACACTATTCAATAGTTTAAtttctaggggaaaaaagtaaccCAAAGTTGCATCAGATTGTTTTGCTCATACACAAAAACTGACATGTATTACCTTTGAAATGtgagaaactgtattttatatttatcaGTGTTTTGCATTTTCCAATATCCACAATCATTGGTATAAATTAAGGCACTAATCCTGAACTTGCATCAATATGAGCAAGCCCTCCAGAAGAATGCTATCAAGATACAATTATATGTGTGGATAAATCACTAAGATCAAggtcaaaacaaacaaacaaaaagccagaaGTGCTATACATGCAGATCAAACTCATTCAAGACATGAGTGAGCTACAAAAAGTCCTCACCTACAAAGcttgaggaagaaaataaaccttaGAATATTGTTTATTAAAAGatttctggaatatttcatttctgGCAAGGATTTACAAGACTGTGATGTGTAATTTGTAAGTACAACAGTAGGGTGTTTTAATACTAAAATAAGTTATTACACTTTCACTTACAAGTttgcattttagtttttttcttttagcaacAAAAATGCCAAacgattttttttctctgcaagacCATAATTTCAGAAGATATGAAGTATTCCAAGTGAATCAAGAGATTCACAAATTAACAAGGTACTTACTCTGTAGATACataataaataagaaatgttCCTGCTACTGAGGAGTCAGCTCTTTTGGCATACACCCTGGTTTTTTAGCTCTCACTCACAAGCCATTTTTCAATCACCCATGTAACTTCAATGAAATTGGTGTGACTGCATAAAGAATCCCATGTACCAGTAAAGAttgtaaaaaaaagtttttgttcttctttgtAAATTGATGGCTtctagaaaagcatttttatgtgTGTCAACTGATACTACAAAACCTGTCTGATCCTTCCCATCACTCACTCAAACATTAAACGCCATGGAGAAGAGGAGTTTAGTCAGCCCTTTACTTCATCCATATTTCAGTTAATTACTCAACACTctcttttcttacagaagtcTTATCTAGCCTCTCCAAGAGAGAAACCTCCATGGCTCCAGTCCCCATCACTCATACTGGATGGGCAAGTCAACTGACAAAATCTCCAATATCTCTATCTCCTTATTAGCATTAACACTAATTTTTAGGTagcacagaggctgcagcttCACATCAGCCTATGATGACTTAACTCTACCTGCCACATTCTCATTATGTTGCTGGCTTAACTGGTCCTCTGGCTCTGCACTGTTCTCTTTCAGCTCCCAACCTAGCATAAAACTAGACTGTTCCCCAGTGAACAGATTATTGCTGGTATACACACTGAAAGCTGGTACTTCCCAGCCAGAAGAAGGGTGGAGGCCACAACATGCAGTGGCTAGCTCAGCTGAGACTACCACAGAACTGAAAGAGGTTTGAACGAAAAGCTATTAGGTAACTTTCAGTCAccttcaaattttatttttcttacccCCAAGATTAGTGAACTGGTAAGCAGAACACGGGTAAAGTAGCACTTGGCACCCCTGAATCAATGCACTGTGGAAACAAACTGCACATGGTTATGGCATATTGACCTGCCCACTCAGCTCTCATTATGTATCTGATCACATTAACTTTCTTTCAATATAACCTTAAAAGGCTACAAGATAAAATCCCATGTTACAGGTAAGGATCTGAGAAGTAAAAGTTGCATTTCCAAGAAACCTGTGAAAATTTGACTTTGAATGTCAGGAGAGCAGGAAACAATCCAAGTTTTTCTGAGTGCCCACACAGACTTTGATTTCCTAGACCATTCCCTAACAggaagatcacagaatcaaagaacaGTTTGGGTTCGGAAGGGACCTCCAAAGACCATCTTGTCCAACACCCCTGCAGTAAGCTGGGCCATCTTCAACTCAATGCTCGTCATAACCACGCATGTATGGGACTGGTCACAGTACCTGCTTGAATCTGCATCAATTTTCGCATGGTCTTGAGCTCTTGAAGAATCGCCTGCAGGGTTGACTGGCAATTACATGTACAGCAGTTTGGTCCAACTGATGAATTCGCCATTGGGATTTCTCctgaaaaagagaggaatgaaaTGGGGGCTTGAACCCACACAAAATCACCCAAACAACAATTAGCAGGTGTCTGAAACTATGATCAATATATCAGATTGCAAAATTAGATCAAAAGcatgaaagcaaataattttcaacATGATTCCTTTTAAGAGGAAGGGACCACTAGTTTTTATTCAATTACTAATACGTGCAATTGTATTGAGTTGGGATGCAATGTTACATGGGCTGGAGAAGACTGTTCAGAGTGTGAATATAATGCACTCCTCACAGCAGGGCTCTCTATTGTCAGGCTGGTTCATCTTGAATAACAAAAGCACCAAACCTCATTACAAACATACTCATTttatcacacacacaaaaaagtccATCTCCTGGAACAGTCTTACAAAGAATGAAGACAGTCTGTGCAATAAAGGTTTGTACTGTACATAAAATGAGGGTCTAGGAATTTTTAAACTCCGTGAATGTTGCATGCGATTCTTTACCATGTGAAGAATtgagaatgaaaattaaataccctagttggaggaaaaaaaatagaccaGGCCAGAAAAGAACCACCAGCAAGGAAAGCTTTCAAATCTGCTCTTCTGCATGCTAGGGTGGGAttgttttctgtgatgttttccaTCACTGTGACCTACAAGACAGGCTTTCCATGGTTTCcctttgaaaattaatatagTAGTTCAAGAGATTCCTTTCCTCTAGTAATTCTTACTAGTGCTTAACTGAACTTACATGGTTCTAGCTCTAGCCCTCAGCAGTGCTTTTATTACTGCCTTACTTTCCaaaagttttgcattttttgtgcTAAATTAGAATTTAATTGTTCTAAATTGAATTTTGTTCCGAATTGTTCTGAATCAGACTGTAAGAGCTGAGGGATTTCAAACTTTGCCTGGACAGCTGTATCCTGCACTTTAGTTTAAGACAGCTGTATCCCTAGTTCTAatgctgcaaataaaaatttcaaaattcaacCAAATACCTAACAGCACCCAGTTGAAACTGAGGCTAGATGGGGATGCACCTCCCGTCCTTTCCAAATGTGCTTACAGTCATTTAAACGGATGGCTATTTTACTGCTCATCAAAGAATGCAAGAGGAGGGATGATCATTTTATCAAGATAGGTACAAATGCACCCAGCAAAAATCACCTCACTTTGTGTTACATGTGGACTTCAGACAGTGTATTTCCCTTTTAGATTTCAGACAgtgtatttccctttttcttccatagCCCGACACTTACCAGGTGGCCTTTAATCATTACCTAGCTAAAGTGAACACAAGCAATTCATTTAATCTCCACTTATAAATCTTcccatttttcattattaattcTGCATTCCTCTGATGCCGAACCAGGTTATTACTAtctttttgggtttggttgtgttttttcaTCAGAGATCCCTGATGTCAGACCCA encodes:
- the BEND7 gene encoding BEN domain-containing protein 7 isoform X6, with the protein product MEFAQRKRSRKSQSFKLVNEDYHHEIYKISDYSNDVNGETKETQPVFLGEIPMANSSVGPNCCTCNCQSTLQAILQELKTMRKLMQIQAVGTQNRQQPPVPLICAQKSTISRKRNKKRKLPLKAVEAVTMNKKPSSAENEKRLSANSERSSLQAIEPPLKPETPVSGFGIILESASSDPEVQLAEGFDVFMPKSQLDSILSNYTRSGSLLFRKLVCAFFDDKTLANSLPNGKRKRGLNDNRKGLDQNIVGAIKVFTEKYCTANHVDKLPGPRDWVQILQDQIKLARRRLKRGSASKLFFPEVLKLADPSRAADESSHIPCERIRKKKIKTETKENPTTHPGCTSKDLQTVGGSLPAVTAEATDCDEKPDISLLQTGNLFDTTTDHLIDANPDFSV